The following nucleotide sequence is from Synechococcus sp. CBW1004.
TGGGCCGCCAGCAGGGCATCGACGATCGCTTCGATCGCCTTTGGATCGCTGATCATGCCCAGCCCGCGCTCCTCGACGATCGCCTTCGCGGAACCACCCTTCTCCAGCAGTTCCGGGAGGATCTCCTTGGCGATCTTGCCGCTGATCACCCCCTTCTCGATCAGCTGCACCATCTCGGCCAGCTGCTCGGGCCGGAGCGGCAGCGTGTCGTAGCTGAGGCGATTGGCGTTCACATGGGCGGCGATGTCGCCGCTGAGCCAGTTGGCCGCCGCCTTGGCATCGGCGCCGGCTGCGACGGTGGCCTCGAAATAGTCAGCCATGGAGCGCTCTTCGGTGAGCACGCGGGCGTCGTATTGCGACAGGCCCAGCTGCTCGGCGTAGCGATGGCGGCGTTCGGCCGGCAGTTCAGGCATCTCGGAGCGCCAGGCTTCACGCTGCTCGGCGTTCACCTCGATCGGCCCCAGATCGGGGTCAGGGAAATAGCGGTAATCGCTGGCCCCCTCCTTGGAGCGCATGCTCTTGGTGATCTGCTTGGCCTCATCCCACAGGCGCGTCTCCTGCACCACGGGTTCACCGGCCTCATAGGCCTTGATCTGACGCTGAATCTCGTACTCACACGCCCGCTGAATGGCGTTGAAGGAGTTCATGTTCTTGATCTCCACCTTCGTGCCGAAGGGCGCATCGGGCCCACGGCGCACGGAGATGTTGACGTCGCAGCGCAGCGATCCCTCCTGCATGTTGCCGTCGCTCACGCCCAGATAGCGCATGATGCGCCGGATTTCGGAGGCGTATTCCGCCGCCTCGCGGCCGGTGCGCAGATCCGGCTTGCTGACGATCTCGGCCAGGGCCACGCCGGCGCGGTTGTAATCCACCAGCGAATGGGTGGAACCGGCCAGGCGGTCACTGCCGGCATGCACGAGCTTGCCGGCATCTTCCTCCATGTGGAGACGCTCGATGCCGATGGTCTTGAGATAGGTCTCCTTGCCCTTCTCGGCCACCTCCACCTCGATCCAGCCATCCTCGGCGATCGGTTCGTCGTACTGGGAGATCTGGTAGTTCTTGGGCAGGTCGGGATAGAAGTACTGCTTGCGGTCGAACTTGCAGTGCTCGGCAATCTTCAGGTTCAGCGCCATCGCCGCCTTCACCGCATATTCGAGCACCTTCTGATTGAGCACCGGCAGGGTGCCCGGCAGGCCGCACACCACCGGATCGATGTGGGTGTTGGGGTCGTCGCCGAAGCTGGTGGAGGCGTTGGTGAAGATCTTGCTGGCGGTGCCCAGCTGCACGTGGGTCTCCAGGCCGATCACCGCCTCCCAGGCCGCGCCGTCGCCAGCGGTGCTGGCACCGGTGGAGGGGGCTGTCTGCGTCGCCGCTGCCATGGAGATCCTCTGCATCGCTCGTGGGGGCGATCCTATGGGGACGGACCCGAGCTGCCGTGGCGCAGCCACCGCGGCCGGACCCCGGCGAGACAGGATCATCGGGCGAGCATCCAACAGCGGGCATGGCGGAGCGAGTGCTGATCCTGGGCGGCGGCCTGATGGGCCTGGCGATCGCCCACCAGCTGGCCCGCCGCGGCCGGGCCGTGCAGGTGCTCAGCCGCCGCCGCAGCGAGGCGGCCGGCTTTGTGGCGGCCGGGATGCTGGCGCCCCATGCCGAGGGGCTGGCCGGCGATCTGCTGCGGCTGGGTCAGGCCGGCCTGGAGCGGGTGCCGGCCTGGGTGGCGGCGGTGGAGGGCGACAGCGGCCTGGGCTGCGGCCTGCGCCAGTGCGGCATCGTCGTGCCGTTCGCCTCGGCGGCCGAGCGCGACGGGTTCGCCACCGGCCCATACGGGCAGCCCCTCGATCGCGCTGGCCTGGAGCGGGAACTGCCGGGCATCGGTCCCCGCTGGCAGGCGGGGTGGCTCTTCCCCCAGGACGGCCAGATCGACAACCGCCGCCGGCTGATGCGGGCCCTCGAGCGGGCCTGTGTGGCGCTGGGCGTGCACTTTCAGGAGGGCACGGAGGTGGAGGGCCTCGAGCGCGATGGATCGGGCAGCCTGCGGGCCGTCAGGCTGCGCACCGCGGAGGGGGAGCGGCGCACGCTGGAGGCCACCCAGGCGGTTCTGGCCTGCGGCGCCTGGAGTGCCCGGCTGCTGCCGGAGCTGCCGGTGTTCCCGGTGAAGGGGCAGATGCTGTCGCTGCAGGCTCCCCGCGGTGCCCTGAGCCGGGTGATCTTCGGCCCGGGCACCTATCTGGTGCCGCGACAGGACGGCCTGGTGGTGGTGGGCGCCACCAGCGAACCGGAAGCGGGCTTCTGCGAAGGACTGACACCGGCGGGCCAGCGCCAGCTGCAGAGCGGCATCGAGGCGCTGCTGCCCGAGGCCGCCGGCTGGCCACCGATGGAGCGCTGGTGGGGCTTCCGCCCCTGCACCCCCGACGAGGGCCCCCTGCTGGGCGCGAGCCCGATCCCGGGGCTGTGGCTGGCGACAGGCCATCACCGCAACGGCGTGCTGCTGGCGGCGATCACGGCCGAGCTGGTCGCAGGGGTGATCGGGGGGACGCTGGCGCAGGAGGAACAGGATCTGGTGGAGGCGTTCCGCTGGAATCGCGACGCGACCAGGACACCCACGCATCGGGAACCGGCCTGAACCGGAGGGCCTGAGGCAACGGGCGGAATCAACGCCCCCAACCCCCCGGAAGCTGTTCGGCGACACAGACGCTCTGAGACTTCTGAGAGCAGAGTGTCACCGTCCCGCAGGACCACTCCCTGGAGCGCAGCATGACCAGCCTCGGCGGCAAGATCATCGTCGGCAGCGAGGAATGGTGCAGCTTCCCGGAGATCGGTCTGCCGGCGATCAAGGCCCGGGTCGATTCGGGTGCGGCGACATCCGCCCTGCATGCGATCAACATCCACCCCTTCGAGCGGGACAGCCGCACCTGGGTGAGCTTCGAGGTGCATCCCCTGCAGGGCGATCGGTCGGTGCTGGTCCGGCACGAGGCCCCGGTTGTGGCCATCCGGGAGGTGAAGAGCACCAGCGGCAGCGTCGAGAGCCGCTATGTGATCCGTGAGCGGCTGGTGCTCGGCGAACAGAGCTGGCCCGTGGAGCTCACGCTCGCCAACCGCGATGCGATGGGGTATCGGATGCTGCTCGGACGCGAAGCGATGGTGGACAGGATCCTGGTGGACCCGGCCGGCAGCCACCACCTCAGGGAGATCAGCCCCGAGGAGCTGCGCTCCCTCTATGCGCACACCCAGCAACGCCGCAGTGGCCTGCGCATCGTGCTGCTGGCGAACAATCCTGATCTGTACAGCAACCGGCGCCTGATCGAGGCCGGAGAGGAACGTGGCCATTCGATGCAGTTCCTCAACATCCGGCAGTGCTATATCCGGCTCGATCCCAGCAATCCCGAAGTCCACTACCGCGGCGGCGAAGTTCTCGGCCCCGTGGATGCGGTGATCCCTCGGATCCGCCCGAGCGTGACCTTCTTCGGCTGTGCCGTGACCCGCCAGTTCGAATCGATGGGGGTGGAGGTGCTCAACAGTTCCAAGGCGATCGCTGCCTCCCGCGACAAGCTGTTCGCCTCCCAGGAGTTCGTGCGCTGTGGGCTCAACACCCCGATCACCGGCTTCGCCGATTCCCCGCTCGACACCGTCGACCTGATCCGGATGGTGGGCGGCGCCCCCCTGATCGTGAAGCTGCTCGAAGGCGCCCAGGGCAAGGGGGTCGTGCTGGCGGAGACCGACAAGGCCGCCGAGAGCGTGATCAACGCCCTGCAGAGCCTCGACGCCAACCTGCTGGTGCAGGAGTTCATCAAGGAGGCGGGCGGCAGCGATCTGCGCTGCTTCGTGGTGGGCGGCAAGGTGGTGGCCGCGATCGAGCGCCGGGCTGCCGCGGGCGAGTACCGCGCCAACCTGCATCAGGGAGGCACAGCGCGGGCGGTGCAGCTCGAAGCGGCGGAGAAGCAGCTGGCGATCAAGGCCTGCAAGGCCCTCGGCCTAGATGTGGCCGGCGTGGACATCCTGCGCTCCCATCGCGGCCCGCTGCTACTGGAGGTGAATTCCAGCCCCGGACTGCAGGGGATCGAAACTGCCACCGGCAAGGATCTGGCCGGAATGATGATCCAGAAGCTGGAGCGGAAGCTGGGTTGGGAGCGGCCGGGTATGGGCGGCGCTGCGGCCGCAGCGTCGGCCTGAACCGGTGGGCTGAGGGGGCAGCGATCAGGCGTCCCGGAGACGTCCACATCAGCGGGCCCTCGCTCTGGTCCCTCTGCCAACCCGTTCTCCATCACCGGACAACGTTCTGAGCCAGGACGCGGCACCATCGCGGGAAGGCCGAGGAGAATGGAGCGACGTGCCGCGTAGCCGAACCCACCACCCCACGGGCGAGGGCGGGCTCCCACGGCGTGCTGGGGATCATCAAGCCGGATCATGCCGGTGGACACCCCGATTCCTTTTTGCACCCGTCAATGCTCCGGCCTGCGACACGGGGCGGGCCGACCAGGAGCCTGGCGCTGCTGGCCTTCCTGATTCCCCTGCCCTTCTCTCTGCCGCGGTCGACTCCCCGCACCGACCCGACGACCTGGCACCTTCTGGCCGCCGGCTTCCAGCAGCGGGGCGTGACCGTGGTGGAGAGCCACCCGCGCTGCAGCGAACGCAACCTGTACGGCCTCTACGTGCGGGGGCGCCGGGAGGTGGTGGTGTGCGCACGGGGGGACCGCAGCCTCACCCTGCGCCATGAGGGCTGGCATCTTGTGCAGAGCCTCTGCCTGATGGGAACGCCCTGGCCGCCGGCGGCGAACCCGGAGGCGCGCCTGAGCCGCACCGACCGGCGTGAGCTCCAGCTGCTGGTCAGCCCCGAGCAGCGGCAACGGGAGGCGGAGGCGCGGCTGATGGCCCAACTGGCGCCTGCCGACTACCTGCATGCGATGGATCAGGCCTGCGCCGGGCGGCTGCCACTGGGACAACCGGGCGAACCGAGCTCGGCGCGACCCGACTAGCCTGCAGAAATCTGCATGACAACCGGCATGCGTACGACGCTCGATCTGAATGACGACCTGCTGGCAGCCGCCAAGGCCCTGGCCGCCCGTGAGCGTCTCAGCCTCACCCGCCTGATCGAACAGGGGCTGGCCCTGCGGCTGCGACAGGGCACTGGACAGAGCAGCCCAACCGGCCGGCGCCCCCTGCCGGTGCATGACGGACGCGGCGGCCTCAGTGCCGCGGTCGCCGACCCCTGCAGCAACCGCTCGCTTCTTGATGCGGCCGATGGCCTGCTGGAACCATGACGCCGGATGTGAACGTGCTGGTGGCGGCCTCCCGCTCGGATCATCCGCACCACCTGACGGCCCTCGCCTGGCTGAACGAGGCGCTGGAGAGCTGCGCACAGGGCGAGCGCCTGCGTTTGCTGCCGATGGTGACAGCCGGGTTTCTACGCCTGGTGACCCACCCACGCGTGTTCGTCGAACCGACACCGTCGGAGGCGGCCCACGCGTTTCTCGGAGCCCTGCTGCAGGCAGAGGGAGTGGAGCTGCTGACGCTGGGGAAGGAATGGCCGCTACTCGAACCGCTCTGCCATGAGCACCAGCTGACGGGCAACGCGATCAGCGAAGGCTGGATCGCTGCCGCTGTGCTCGCCCGCCAGGAATGCCTGGTGACCTTTGACCGCGACTTCAGGCGCCTGCTGCCAGGGAGGCAGTTGCTGCTGCTGGTGGCCTGATCGGATGGGGTCCAGTCGTTGACCTCCGAGCCTGGAACCGCAGGCCGCGGCTCCCGAACACAGCGGTCCAGGGGCCATCGGAACCGTGGATCACGTTGCAGCCGATGTGTACGGCCAGATCAACGCGGATCTTGCCAGGCTCGACCTCCAGGACCGTGGGGACGCCTCGCAACCCGGCTCCCCTCGGACAGGTCGCGTTCCGCTGGCAGCAGCGGTCAGCTCCCGGGAGCCTTCGCCAGCCTGGGAGGCCATCGCAGCCAGGTCGTGAACAACCCCGCACCCATCAACAACTGCCTCTGGCAAACGCTGCTCAGCCTGGCGGAACCCGAAGATCGCGAGCCTGGCACAACACTTCTGGAACAGGGGCAACCACCCGGTGGCGTGTTCCTTCTCGAGCAGGGCGCCCTGCAGGTGGATCTGGCCATGGGCACGTGCCTCACCCTGCCTGCGGCGACGCTGGTTGGGGAGATGTCGTTTCTCTCGGCGCAGCCGGCACGGGCCCGGGTGAGCTGCCTTGAAGCCTGCCGACTGCGGCGGATCGACGTGAAGGACCTCTGGAGCTGGGTAGCGACCCAGCCGGAACAGGGACACCACGTGATCGAAGGCCTGGCTGGTCTGGCGATGCAGCGCCTGCAGGGACAGTTTCATCAGGACGGCTACGTGGCCCTGGTGGCCCATGACGGACGCAAGCCTGATCTGCTGCGCGTGGCGGGTGAGTGGGTGGACCTGCTGCAGAGCCGACCTCTGCTGACCACCGCCCACACCGGGACATTGCTTGAACAACAACTGGGCCTTCGCGTCAGCAGGCGCGTCAGTTCTGGCCCGCTCGGCGGTGATCAGGAGGTGGGATCGCTGGTGGTGGCCGGCCTGGTGGCGGCCGTGCTGTTCTTCCCCGATCCCCTCAGCAGCCAGCCGCACAGTGCGGATGTCGCAGCCCTGCTGCGCGTCTGCGACGTCTGCGGCGTGCCGCTGGCCACCAATCCCGGCTCGGCCCGGCTGCTGCTGCAGGCCCTGGCGCGACCGGAGGCTCAGCCCTCGATGCGCCAGGCCTGATCGGAAGGGGTCCAGTCGCTCAGCTCGGAGGGCTGGAACCACAGACCGATCTCAAAGAGGGCGGTCTCGGGGCCGTCGGAGCCGTGGATGACGTTGCGGCCGATGTTCACGGCCAAGTCGCCGCGGATCGTGCCGGGCTCGGCCTCCAGCGGCTTGGTGGCGCCGATCATCCTGCGGGCGCTGGCGATCACGCCATCGCCTTCCCACACCATCGCCACGACCGGGCCGCTGGTGATGAACTCCACCAGGCCAGCAAAGAAGGGGCGCTCGCGGTGCACGCAGTAGTGGCTCTCGGCCAGCTCACGGCTGGGGGTGAGCTGCTTGAGGCCCACCAGCTTGAAGCCCTTGCGCTCGAAGCGACCGAGGATCTCGCCCACCAGGCCCCGCTGCACCCCGTCGGGCTTGATGGCGATGAAGGTGCGCTCGGCGGCCATGGTGTCCTTTACAAGTGGAATGGGCCATCGTCCTGGTCAGCCCTGCCGGTTGGCAAGCAAGGCCGCATCACGCTGCGGATGGACCCAGGTTGCAGCAGCGCGCCGGCCCTGGGCCCCATGGGCGCCGGCACAGCCCGCTGGCGCGTAAGCCGAGAGGAAGCCCCCCGGCGGAGAGAGGCGGAGCCGGCAGGGCAGCGGGGCCAGGCCGGGCCAGGGCACCGGAGCGCACCGACGCAGGCCAGGACCGCACCGGGCCACGGCGCGCCACGCGGGCATCGATGGCCGCGCCGATCAGGGACCCGCGCCCTGGCCCATCCCCGCCGCCCCGTTCGGGGCACCGTCAGCACCTGGATCCCCAAGGGCAAACACCGCGACCGGCTCCGGCCAGCCCTTCAGCCGCTGCTCGCCCAGATCCAGCACCGGCCAGTCGGGCGGCAACAGGGCGCGCAGCTCGGCGCTGATCAGGACCGGATGCTCCGGGAAGCGGCGGGTGAGCGCCTCCAGGCGGCAGGCCAGGTTCACGGTTGCCCCGACCACAGTGAATTCCAGGCGCTGGCTGCTGCCCAGGTTGCCGGCGATCACCTCACCGACGTGCAGACCGATCCCCTGCCGCAGCGTCGGCAGGCCCTGCTGTTCCAGGTTGCCGTTGAGCACGGCCAGACGGCGCTGCATCGCCACGGCCGCGGTCGCGGCCGCCAGCGCCTCGATGGCGTCACCGCGGCTGCGGGGCACCCCGAATTCGGCCATCAGCGCATCGCCGATGAACTTGTCCACCAGGCCCTGCTGCTCGATCACGGCCGCCGCGATCGCCTCAAAGTAGCGGTTGAGCAGGGCGAACAGCGGCGCCGGCTCCAGGCGGGCGCTCAGTTCCGTGAACCCCACCAGATCGGTGAACAGCACCACACAGCGGCAACGGCTGCCGCCCACCTGGGTCCAGATCGGGCCGGGCTGGCGCAGGATGTCCTGCAGCAGCGACGGCGAGATGCGCCGCGCCAGCAGCTGATGCAGAAAGGCCCGCTCGCGCTGTTCGCGCAGCCCCTGACCGCCGGCCCGCGTGGCCCCCGCCAGCAGCGGCGCCAGCAGCAGGGCCGAAACGGGCAGCTGACGGCGGGCCAGGCCCCAGGCGACGGCACTGAGCAGCAGGGCGCCGGCCGCCAGAGCCGACGCCAGGGCCAGCGTCTGACGGGACTGCCCGCCGCGGCGCAGCAGCACCCAGCTGAGCAGCCCCCACAGCGACAGCAGAACGATGGACCCGGCGGTGCCCAGGGGCCAGCGCCCCGATCCCGACAGCACGGAGGCCAGGGCTGCGGCCTCGATGTCGGTGCCGCTCTGGGGACCGAAGGGAGTCTCCTGCTGGTCGCCCAGCTCCGGTGCGGTGGCGCCGAGGATCACGGTGCGGCCGCGCCAGAGCGCAGCGGGCTGCTGCTCGATGCGCCAGGCGCTGACGCGGGCGATCGTGCCGGCAGGCCCCGGGTAATCGATCAGCAGCGGTGCCTCGGGCAGCGGCGTGGTGGTGAGGGCATAGGGCAGCGGCCGGGGCCAGGGTGAGGCGAAACCGGCGAGGTTCTCCTGCCACCAGGCGCGACCGGGGATCGCCTCGCTCAGGCCCTGGGGGCTCTGCAGCAGGGTGGTGAGGCCCAGCCGCGGCAGGCGCCCAGCGGGCCAGGCCGCCGCCGACGGGCCGAGCAGCCTGCGGCTCTCCACCCCGTCCTGCACGCTGCGCGCGAACGCCACCGCCAGCACCAGGCGGTCGCGCCAGGGGGACAGTCGCGCCACGAAGGCCCGGTCGTCGGCGGGTCCGAAACGGCTCGGCTGGCTGTGGACGATGTTGAACACCACCTGCGCGGCGCCCCGTTCCAGCACCCAGGCGGCCAGCTCCGCCTGCAGAGCCCGCGGCCAGGGCCACGGCCCCATGGCCCGCAGCAGCGGCGAGGCGGCGCGCTCTTCGGGCGAGAGCAGATCGGCCAGGGCGAGCGACTCGGCATCGATCGCCAGGATCAGCGGGTCGACAGGGGCGGGACGCACGCCGCGCAGACGGAAGGCCCAGGCGAACAGCTGACTGTCGACAGCCACCAGAACGCGACCCGGCGGCGCGCCGGCCAGCGGCGGCAGCGCCGAGACCAGCGGCAGCAGCAGGGCCAGGGTCGCCAACGCCCTCCAGCCGGGAGCCCGGCCGCCCCCCGCGGCGGTGACCGTCGAGGCACGCCGCGCCCCACGGCGCCACAGGCGCAGCCAGGGCGGCAGCTCAGCGAGGGGGCCACGACGAGCGGACGCATCGCGCTGCCACCCGAGCCGACGACCAGGGGCCCCCGCCACGGCCCGCCAGCGAGGCAGATCGCCCCTGTTGTTCTGCGGCCCTTGACGGCCGGCCCCGGCGGCTGGTCGCCAGCCCCACGGGACGCGCCGGCGGCTCACCGGCCCGCAGCGGGCGAAGCAGCAGCGACGGGTGTCGGCGCAGACGGGGCGGCCGGAGTCGCAGCCGCCTGCGGGCCGAGGCCGAGTGTGCGGCGGATCAGCGGCAGCGTCTCCATCGGAGCCGGGAAGTCGTTGAGCAGCAGGCTGCGGGACAGACGGGTGCGCGCCTCCTCACGGCTGAGACGGCGGGGGGGCTGCCAGGTGCCGTCACGGAACAGCAGCTCCTGGCCGCCCTCGAGCACGAAGCCCTTGCCGGTGCCGGCGCCGGTGGACACCCGCACCCGCCCCTCCCAGCTGAACACCTTCACCTCGCGCTCTCCCACCTCCAGGAACACGGTGGTGCCCTCGATCGAGGCGGTGGCGACCCGGGTGCGCACCCGCAGCGTGCCCTGCCCCTTGGAACCGGGGTTCACCCAGGCGATCAGCTGGCCCCGCTGCAGCGCCAGCGCATCGCGGTCGAGGCGCAGCAGAGCGTCGCCCCCCATGCGGAAGCTGCGGCCATCGGCCAGGCGCACCTGCAACCGCCCCGGCGTGCGGGTGCGCAGCACCGTGTCGGGAAGCAGGGACTGGCCCACCACCGCCTGCCGCTCGGCGCGACCGGGCAGCTGCACGAAGGCAGGGCGCGACGGCACCGCCACCACCTGGGGATCGCGCCCGGCGGCAAGCGCCGTCATCCGCAGCGCCAGCGGCGCCAGGGCCAGCGCGAGCAGCAGGGTGCGGCGTGAAGGCAAGGCCACGGGATGCTGCAGAAACAGTGGCCCCCACAGTGGCGCGGGTCCGTGGGGCCTGTCAGCCAGAGGGGCCACAGACGGGCAGCCCAGCGAGGTCGGTTCCAGACCACGGCCGCAGAAGATCGTGCCCTGCTCACTCCAGAAGAGGATTGCGGATCTGCATCCCCCCGATCACAGAAAGTCACGCACCAAGGGGTTCACTATGGTGTTTTCCCTGAGTGCTGCCTCCCTGGCCCTGCGGAGCAGGTCGTCATCGATGGCAAGAGTGAGGTTGGCCACGATCACGTTCATGGACAGGACTCCGGATGGCCCCATCGGAGGACCCGCCAGGTCACACCCCCGCCCCAGGGTTGGTCAGATAGCTGGTCAACGGCCTCGGTGCAGGCGACGGTGGCGGAAGCCAGGACCCAGCTCTCCAGCCTGCTGGATGCGGTGGAGGCCGGCGAGGCCGTGGTGAGCACCCGCCGCTGCAAACCCCTCGCCGAGCTGGTGCCCCGCTGCAACGTGCATGACCTGCTGCCCCAGCTGGCAGCCCTCCGTGGCTCGTTGCCCGAGCAACCGACCACTGGCGTGGAGACCATGCGGGCGTTCTGGGATGAGCCCGGCGCCTGATGCTTGAACCGGGTTTACTCGTAGTGGCTCCAGAGGCGCAGCACCTTCACGATCCGCTCCTCCTCCAGCACCTGGTAAACGAGCCGTTGCTGGATGTTGATGCGCCGTGAGCAGGCTCCGCGCAGCTCCCCGACGAGGGCTTCATAGGGCGGTGGCTGCTGATAGGGGTCAACGGCCAGGAGATCCAGCAGGGCCTGGGCTTTCTGCTTGAGCGCCGGAGAAGCCGAGGCGAGCTTGCGGGCGTCCTTCTGGGCCTGCTTGGTGAAGAGAACCGTCCAGCTCACCAGCCCGGTTCGCTGCTCAGCTCGGAGGCATCGGCGGCCATGCCTTCCAGGATCGATTCGCGCATGCCTGGAATCGAGACCAGATGCAGGGTCTCCTGGATGGCGCGCCAGTCGTCTTCGGAGAGCAGGACAGCAT
It contains:
- the gatB gene encoding Asp-tRNA(Asn)/Glu-tRNA(Gln) amidotransferase subunit GatB — encoded protein: MAAATQTAPSTGASTAGDGAAWEAVIGLETHVQLGTASKIFTNASTSFGDDPNTHIDPVVCGLPGTLPVLNQKVLEYAVKAAMALNLKIAEHCKFDRKQYFYPDLPKNYQISQYDEPIAEDGWIEVEVAEKGKETYLKTIGIERLHMEEDAGKLVHAGSDRLAGSTHSLVDYNRAGVALAEIVSKPDLRTGREAAEYASEIRRIMRYLGVSDGNMQEGSLRCDVNISVRRGPDAPFGTKVEIKNMNSFNAIQRACEYEIQRQIKAYEAGEPVVQETRLWDEAKQITKSMRSKEGASDYRYFPDPDLGPIEVNAEQREAWRSEMPELPAERRHRYAEQLGLSQYDARVLTEERSMADYFEATVAAGADAKAAANWLSGDIAAHVNANRLSYDTLPLRPEQLAEMVQLIEKGVISGKIAKEILPELLEKGGSAKAIVEERGLGMISDPKAIEAIVDALLAAHPEEVEAFRGGKTKLQGFFVGQLMKQTGGKADPKLANQILSSKLKG
- a CDS encoding FAD-dependent oxidoreductase; its protein translation is MAERVLILGGGLMGLAIAHQLARRGRAVQVLSRRRSEAAGFVAAGMLAPHAEGLAGDLLRLGQAGLERVPAWVAAVEGDSGLGCGLRQCGIVVPFASAAERDGFATGPYGQPLDRAGLERELPGIGPRWQAGWLFPQDGQIDNRRRLMRALERACVALGVHFQEGTEVEGLERDGSGSLRAVRLRTAEGERRTLEATQAVLACGAWSARLLPELPVFPVKGQMLSLQAPRGALSRVIFGPGTYLVPRQDGLVVVGATSEPEAGFCEGLTPAGQRQLQSGIEALLPEAAGWPPMERWWGFRPCTPDEGPLLGASPIPGLWLATGHHRNGVLLAAITAELVAGVIGGTLAQEEQDLVEAFRWNRDATRTPTHREPA
- the rimK gene encoding 30S ribosomal protein S6--L-glutamate ligase; protein product: MRIVLLANNPDLYSNRRLIEAGEERGHSMQFLNIRQCYIRLDPSNPEVHYRGGEVLGPVDAVIPRIRPSVTFFGCAVTRQFESMGVEVLNSSKAIAASRDKLFASQEFVRCGLNTPITGFADSPLDTVDLIRMVGGAPLIVKLLEGAQGKGVVLAETDKAAESVINALQSLDANLLVQEFIKEAGGSDLRCFVVGGKVVAAIERRAAAGEYRANLHQGGTARAVQLEAAEKQLAIKACKALGLDVAGVDILRSHRGPLLLEVNSSPGLQGIETATGKDLAGMMIQKLERKLGWERPGMGGAAAAASA
- a CDS encoding TA system VapC family ribonuclease toxin, with amino-acid sequence MTPDVNVLVAASRSDHPHHLTALAWLNEALESCAQGERLRLLPMVTAGFLRLVTHPRVFVEPTPSEAAHAFLGALLQAEGVELLTLGKEWPLLEPLCHEHQLTGNAISEGWIAAAVLARQECLVTFDRDFRRLLPGRQLLLLVA
- a CDS encoding methylglyoxal synthase, encoding MNNPAPINNCLWQTLLSLAEPEDREPGTTLLEQGQPPGGVFLLEQGALQVDLAMGTCLTLPAATLVGEMSFLSAQPARARVSCLEACRLRRIDVKDLWSWVATQPEQGHHVIEGLAGLAMQRLQGQFHQDGYVALVAHDGRKPDLLRVAGEWVDLLQSRPLLTTAHTGTLLEQQLGLRVSRRVSSGPLGGDQEVGSLVVAGLVAAVLFFPDPLSSQPHSADVAALLRVCDVCGVPLATNPGSARLLLQALARPEAQPSMRQA
- the ndk gene encoding nucleoside-diphosphate kinase, whose translation is MAAERTFIAIKPDGVQRGLVGEILGRFERKGFKLVGLKQLTPSRELAESHYCVHRERPFFAGLVEFITSGPVVAMVWEGDGVIASARRMIGATKPLEAEPGTIRGDLAVNIGRNVIHGSDGPETALFEIGLWFQPSELSDWTPSDQAWRIEG
- a CDS encoding adenylate/guanylate cyclase domain-containing protein gives rise to the protein MAGAPGRRLGWQRDASARRGPLAELPPWLRLWRRGARRASTVTAAGGGRAPGWRALATLALLLPLVSALPPLAGAPPGRVLVAVDSQLFAWAFRLRGVRPAPVDPLILAIDAESLALADLLSPEERAASPLLRAMGPWPWPRALQAELAAWVLERGAAQVVFNIVHSQPSRFGPADDRAFVARLSPWRDRLVLAVAFARSVQDGVESRRLLGPSAAAWPAGRLPRLGLTTLLQSPQGLSEAIPGRAWWQENLAGFASPWPRPLPYALTTTPLPEAPLLIDYPGPAGTIARVSAWRIEQQPAALWRGRTVILGATAPELGDQQETPFGPQSGTDIEAAALASVLSGSGRWPLGTAGSIVLLSLWGLLSWVLLRRGGQSRQTLALASALAAGALLLSAVAWGLARRQLPVSALLLAPLLAGATRAGGQGLREQRERAFLHQLLARRISPSLLQDILRQPGPIWTQVGGSRCRCVVLFTDLVGFTELSARLEPAPLFALLNRYFEAIAAAVIEQQGLVDKFIGDALMAEFGVPRSRGDAIEALAAATAAVAMQRRLAVLNGNLEQQGLPTLRQGIGLHVGEVIAGNLGSSQRLEFTVVGATVNLACRLEALTRRFPEHPVLISAELRALLPPDWPVLDLGEQRLKGWPEPVAVFALGDPGADGAPNGAAGMGQGAGP
- a CDS encoding FecR family protein → MALPSRRTLLLALALAPLALRMTALAAGRDPQVVAVPSRPAFVQLPGRAERQAVVGQSLLPDTVLRTRTPGRLQVRLADGRSFRMGGDALLRLDRDALALQRGQLIAWVNPGSKGQGTLRVRTRVATASIEGTTVFLEVGEREVKVFSWEGRVRVSTGAGTGKGFVLEGGQELLFRDGTWQPPRRLSREEARTRLSRSLLLNDFPAPMETLPLIRRTLGLGPQAAATPAAPSAPTPVAAASPAAGR
- a CDS encoding type II toxin-antitoxin system Phd/YefM family antitoxin, whose translation is MAEARTQLSSLLDAVEAGEAVVSTRRCKPLAELVPRCNVHDLLPQLAALRGSLPEQPTTGVETMRAFWDEPGA
- a CDS encoding Txe/YoeB family addiction module toxin, producing the protein MSWTVLFTKQAQKDARKLASASPALKQKAQALLDLLAVDPYQQPPPYEALVGELRGACSRRINIQQRLVYQVLEEERIVKVLRLWSHYE
- a CDS encoding type II toxin-antitoxin system Phd/YefM family antitoxin is translated as MATVSATEARKRLYALIDEVGQSHEPVQITGKRGNAVLLSEDDWRAIQETLHLVSIPGMRESILEGMAADASELSSEPGW